The Epilithonimonas zeae genome contains the following window.
TGATAATCATCAGTTTCCATTTTCCACCAATAACGTACAATGCATCAGAAACTGCTGTTAAAACGGTATGGCATTCTTCAGTGAATGCTTTGTTATCTGTTTGATTTTGTGTTGATTCTTTCATAACTAATCGATTTGTTAGTCACTAACCTTTACGTAACAACTAATAAAATGTAAGCAAATATATTATAGTTTTGTCAAGTATTAATACAGATTCAGAAAATTAAAAAACAGCATTAAACATTTAAAATTATGACATTAGAAATCTTAAAAACAAAGGAAGATTTAAGAAACTTAATCGATGATTACGCTTATTTAGGTGATGAGAAGAAGATCCCACAGGTAATGGATTTGTTCACGCCCGACCTTACTTACCAAGTTTATATGAATGGAAATTTAGTTTCCAGCGTTTCAGGAAGAGAAGATATGGAGAATAACTTCAACGGTCACGCCAATGAAGTGAAAACATATTTTACTTTAAACGGACAACATACTGTAAAAATTGACGGAGAATCGGCTACTGGAATTTCATTTTCGCAACTTAAAATGATAAGAGAAGTAGAAGGAAAAGATGTTTTGACGGATTACAGTGTGAAATATGAAGACTTTTATGTCAATCAAAATGGAAATTGGCTTATCAAAGACCGTGTTGCTCATTTTTTAATTATTGAATCAAGAGCTGTATAATGAAGGTAAACACTTAAAATAATGAAGAGCTATCCACAAAACAGATAGCTCTTTTATTGTTAAGTTCAGGGATGAAAATCTACTTTTTCAAATCCAGTTCCATCTGAATATTCGCCCGTCTATAAGGAGTTGGGCGACCTGTAATTCTTTCGAATCCCATTTTGTAGTACAAATTAATCGCAGGTTTCAGTATCGTATTGCTTTCCAAATATAATTTTAAAGCACCTAATTCTTTAGCAGAATTAATAATTGCCTGACCCAAAAGCCAACCCAAGTTTTTCCCTTGAGCTTTCGGAGAAACCGCCATTTTTGCCATTTCAAAATCGTAGTTTTCGTCATTCATTTTTATCAGAGCACAAACGCCTAAAGGTACGTCTTTGTACAACGCAACTAAAATTTTTCCACCTTTGTCCAAAATGTATTCCTGCGGATTGTCCAGTAATTTGTAATCAGTTTCTTCCATTTCAAAGTAAGTCGAAATCCATTCTTCATTCAAAGCTTTGAAAACAGATTGATATTTTGGTTCGTATTCCACGATTTTTACATCTTTACTTTCACGTAGTTTTTTCTGTTCCTGAACTCGTTTTAATAATGATTTTTGTTCCAGTAAAAATTCCCACTCAGCAACTGCTTCCCAAAGGTTATGGTTGGCTTCTGACAAAAGACTTTCCACAGCGAGATCAATGTCAACGCATTGTTCATTCAACATTTTTTTTGCTAATGTTTTTCCTGTATCGGTCAATGCGACAACATTTCTGCGTTTGTCATCAGATTCAAGTTTATCATTGATTAAATCAGCTTTTATCATTTCCTTCACAATTTTGGTGACAGAAGGTTGAGAATGTCCAATTTCTTTAGCGATTTCCGTGATTGTTATTTCCTCTGTTTCTGACAAAACAAAGAAAACCGGAAACCATTTCGGAGAAAATTTCGCAACATCATACATTTCATAAATTTTCATTGCATCATCTGTAAACCGGCTCGTCAGCAAACGCAATCTGCTTCCCAAAGCCATTTTTCCCGTTCTTTCAAATATATTCATAATTAATTACATAACTGATTATGCAAATGTAAAAATAAATTTTGATTTAATAATTAATTGTAAAGAATTCATTTTGATTTCTTTGATATGATTAAATTAAAATAATAATTAAATCTAAATTCTGTAAGTTTGATTTTCTTAATTTTGGAAAATGAAAGAAAAGGCAAAAAGAATTGTTTCGGAATTTAATGCTGAATTAAAACTGAAAGGTTTCCGTGCGTTTCAGATTGAGCAGGACGGAAATGAAACCCGCGTGTAAAGCAGGAAAGAATTCTATAAAATCTGTCTGACAACAGGGAAGAGTAAAATTCATTATTCCGATAAAAGCTTCGAGCAGGAAGGAACGGTGCTTTTTTTTGGAAATCCGCATATTCCGTATTCCTGGGAAACGATTTCAACAACTTATAAAGGCTATACCATTCTTTTTTCTGAAGAATTTTTCAAAAATTCTGAACGTTCCGAAAGCTTGCAGCAATCTTCTTTCTTTAAAATTGGTGGAACTCCGGTTCTGAAAATTACCGAAGAGCAAAGACTTTTTCTAAATACCATTTTCCAAAAGATGATTGCAGAGCAGGAAGGCGATTATATTTATAAAGATGAACTTATTCGCAACTACATTAGCCTGATCATCCACGAATCTCTAAAGCTGGAACCAGCAAAAGATTTTGACCAGAACAAGAATGCGGCATCAAGATTATCATCCGTTTTTCTGGAGCTATTGGAAAGACAATTTCCTATCGAAACAACAAACCAGCCTCTGCAGCTGAAATCAGCTAAGGATTTTGCAAAAATTCTGAATGTTCACGTTAATTATCTCAATCGTGCCGTGAAAGAAGTTACCGGAAAATCCACCACAACCCATATCACGGAACGTATTCTCACAGAAGCAAAAGCATTGCTGCAGCATACCGACTGGAATATTTCAGAAATCGCTTTCGCACTAGGATTCGATTATCCGACGTATTTTAATAATTTTTTCAAAAAACAGACCGGAACCAATCCGAAAACATTCCGTTTGACGGAGGTTTGATTTTCTTAATTTTTGGTTTGATTATTATTAACTGTTAGCGCTCCGCAGTTTCTAATTTTGTATCAGTAATTTTTAAAACAAAATTCAGATATGAAAATAGTAACCACAGCGATGGTTTTGTCCTTTCTTTTCATCGGACAGGCATTTGCGCAGAATAAAAAATCAAATCAAACAAAAATGAATGTGACGGAACAAAACGAACATTATACGTTTAAGCTAAGTGATAAAGTAATCCGAAAAGCGGTGACTTTCAAAAACCGTTACGGAATAACCCTTTCCGGAGATCTATACCTTCCAAAAAATGCAGATAACGAAAAACTAGCAGCTTTGGCAATCAGCGGACCGTTTGGTGCGGTAAAAGAACAGTCTTCAGGTTTGTATGCCAACCAAATGGCGGAAAGGGGTTTTGCCGTTATCGCTTTTGACCCTTCATATACCGGTGAAAGTGGGGGTGAGCCGAGAGATATTGCTTCACCCGACATCAATACCGAAGATTTTAGTGCGGCAGTTGATTTCTTAGGGCTTCAACACAATGTAGACCGAAACAAAATCGGAATCATCGGAATTTGTGGTTTTGCAACTTTTGCTTTGAATGCGACCATTGCCGACAAACGAGTGAAAGCGGTGGCGACGACGAGCGCTTATGATATTTCAAGAGTCAGCGCCAAAGGATATTACGATAAAATGACTCCCGAAGAACGTACAAAAGCTTTCGAAACAATGAGCCTGCAACGTTGGGTGGATGCCGAAAACGGAAAACCGGAATATCCGACAACCCATTTGCCGGAAAAATTAAAAGGTGATGAACCTCAATTTGTTAAGGATTATTTTGATTATTACAAAACGCCGAGAGGGTATCATAAACGTTCTTTAAACTCGAATAAAGGCTGGACGAAAACCAATTCTCTGTCTTTTGCCAATTCCGTAATGTTGAGTTATATCAAAGAAATTTCACCAAGACCTATGCTTCTTATTGCCGGGGAAAATGCACACTCCAAATATATGAGTGAAGATATTTACAAAATGGCTTCAGAACCGAAAGAATTGATGATTATTCCAAATGCGGTTCACGTAGATTTATACGATAGAGTCGATGTAATTCCTTTTGAAAAGCTGGATCATTTCTTCAGAACCAATTTGAAATAATTGAATAGTGCAATAGCTGAATCCGCATCTTTAGAAATGGCGGATTTAGCATTTTTTTTTTTCTAAATATTTGAAAAATGAGCTTTAACAAAGATATTTTCGTCAGACTTCGGGATGGCGAAACAATAATGCCTAATGACCCGGAAATTCATAAATTGCGGGAAGCTTCTTATGAAATTAAGAAACAATTGATTGAATTAAATAATTCCACAGAGCCGGATGAGATTTTAAACATATTAGGTGAAATTGTCGGTGAGAAATTGAAGAATGTAGCGGTATTTACACCTGTTTATATCAACTACGGGAAGAATCTTAAGATTGGTAAAAATGTGTTCATCAATTTCGACTGTACTTTTCTGACTTTAGGCGGAATTACCATTGAAGATGACGTTTTAATAGGTCCGAAAGTAAGTCTGATAACAGAAAATCATCCTTTAGAGCCTCAACATAGGAAAGGATTGATTGGTAAATCAATTTTAATCAAGAAAAATGCGTGGATTGGAGCCAATTCAACGATTCTTCCCGGAGTTACGATTGGTGAAAATGCAGTTGTTGCTGCCGGAGCTGTAGTTTCAAAGGATGTTCCGGACAATGTTGTGGTAGGAGGGATTCCTGCAAAAATCATCAAAACAATAGAATCATAAATTAATTGTAAAACAATGAAATATTTAATCATTATTTTATCGTTCAGCACAACGTTAATCGCACAAAATAAAGTAAATTCAAACAAAATAAAATCTAACAAAATGAATACGGATATTCCTAAAATAAGTGATTTTCCGACAGGTGAAGAAAACAGGGCTTATGCGCAGTACTTTATTGGCAAATCCTATTTGGCGCCACTTACAAGCAACAAAGATTTAAATGTTCCCCTTTCTAATGTCACATTTGAACCGGGTTGTCGCAACAATTGGCACAGCCATACAGGCGGACAGCTTTTGATTGTTGTGGGTGGAGAAGGTTTATATCAGGAAAGAGGAAAACCTGCCCGTCGTTTAAAAACCGGGGATATCGTAGAAATTGCTCCAAACGTTGAGCATTGGCACGGCGCGACTTCCGAAAGTTGGTTTTCGCATTTAGCGACGAATGGTAATCCGCAAACCAATCAAAATATTTGGCTGGAAGCTGTTTCCGACGAAGAATTTGCTGAGGCCAACAAAAAATAATTTTAGATTAATTTAAATACAAAGCGAGCTTTAATAAGAGATAGTGATATTATGAGGTTTAAAGCATTTAGTTTAAAAATAATTTTATACGCTTTGTGTTAAATTTTTCATATAAATAGTAAACAGATAATCAAAAATAATTTTCTATAATGAGCAAAAACAAGTTTCTACAATGGATAATTCTTTTTATACTCACATTAAGTACGACAAAAATGGATGCACAAGAAAATAAAACCAATCAAAATTTGAATGCTAAAGAACAAAGTTTGGTAAAGATTTCTTCACTCACCGCAACCGGAAATCTTGAAAGTCTAAAACTTCAGTTGAATGCCGGATTGGATTCTGGTTTGACGATTAATGAAATTAAAGAAGCCTTGGTTCAATTGTATGCGTACTGTGGTTTTCCCAGAAGTCTGAATGCTATCAATACTTTTAAATCAGTTTTAGACAAAAGAAAAGCGAAAGGTATTAATGATCTCGAAGGAAAGAAAATCATTGTCGGAAATACTGTTGAAGATAAATATGAACAAGGCAGAAAAACCCTTGAAGAACTAACAAAAATGCCACAAACCAAACCAGCAAAAGGCTTTGGTGAGTTTGCTCCACGAATTGATGTTTTTTTAAAAGAACATTTATTTGCCGATATTTTTGTGAGTGATGTTTTAACTTTTCAGCAAAGAGAAATAGTAACGATTTCTGCTCTGGCATCTTTGGATGGAGTAG
Protein-coding sequences here:
- a CDS encoding helix-turn-helix domain-containing protein, with product MLFFGNPHIPYSWETISTTYKGYTILFSEEFFKNSERSESLQQSSFFKIGGTPVLKITEEQRLFLNTIFQKMIAEQEGDYIYKDELIRNYISLIIHESLKLEPAKDFDQNKNAASRLSSVFLELLERQFPIETTNQPLQLKSAKDFAKILNVHVNYLNRAVKEVTGKSTTTHITERILTEAKALLQHTDWNISEIAFALGFDYPTYFNNFFKKQTGTNPKTFRLTEV
- a CDS encoding nuclear transport factor 2 family protein, with product MTLEILKTKEDLRNLIDDYAYLGDEKKIPQVMDLFTPDLTYQVYMNGNLVSSVSGREDMENNFNGHANEVKTYFTLNGQHTVKIDGESATGISFSQLKMIREVEGKDVLTDYSVKYEDFYVNQNGNWLIKDRVAHFLIIESRAV
- a CDS encoding alpha/beta hydrolase; translation: MKIVTTAMVLSFLFIGQAFAQNKKSNQTKMNVTEQNEHYTFKLSDKVIRKAVTFKNRYGITLSGDLYLPKNADNEKLAALAISGPFGAVKEQSSGLYANQMAERGFAVIAFDPSYTGESGGEPRDIASPDINTEDFSAAVDFLGLQHNVDRNKIGIIGICGFATFALNATIADKRVKAVATTSAYDISRVSAKGYYDKMTPEERTKAFETMSLQRWVDAENGKPEYPTTHLPEKLKGDEPQFVKDYFDYYKTPRGYHKRSLNSNKGWTKTNSLSFANSVMLSYIKEISPRPMLLIAGENAHSKYMSEDIYKMASEPKELMIIPNAVHVDLYDRVDVIPFEKLDHFFRTNLK
- a CDS encoding DapH/DapD/GlmU-related protein, which codes for MSFNKDIFVRLRDGETIMPNDPEIHKLREASYEIKKQLIELNNSTEPDEILNILGEIVGEKLKNVAVFTPVYINYGKNLKIGKNVFINFDCTFLTLGGITIEDDVLIGPKVSLITENHPLEPQHRKGLIGKSILIKKNAWIGANSTILPGVTIGENAVVAAGAVVSKDVPDNVVVGGIPAKIIKTIES
- a CDS encoding carboxymuconolactone decarboxylase family protein → MDAQENKTNQNLNAKEQSLVKISSLTATGNLESLKLQLNAGLDSGLTINEIKEALVQLYAYCGFPRSLNAINTFKSVLDKRKAKGINDLEGKKIIVGNTVEDKYEQGRKTLEELTKMPQTKPAKGFGEFAPRIDVFLKEHLFADIFVSDVLTFQQREIVTISALASLDGVDAQLQSHINMGKNTGITENQLAQLADLVQESVNKTQANTVRKIIGKPLVPIIKSDIMIRISEIEIVPEFLEEYKSILKEEASASVKLEKGVIAIFPMFQQKNPTQIRIVEIYADKDAYQFHLQTPHFQHYKTSTLKMVKSLNLVDMESLDKETMSLIFDKIK
- a CDS encoding cupin domain-containing protein, whose translation is MNTDIPKISDFPTGEENRAYAQYFIGKSYLAPLTSNKDLNVPLSNVTFEPGCRNNWHSHTGGQLLIVVGGEGLYQERGKPARRLKTGDIVEIAPNVEHWHGATSESWFSHLATNGNPQTNQNIWLEAVSDEEFAEANKK
- a CDS encoding bifunctional helix-turn-helix transcriptional regulator/GNAT family N-acetyltransferase, which produces MNIFERTGKMALGSRLRLLTSRFTDDAMKIYEMYDVAKFSPKWFPVFFVLSETEEITITEIAKEIGHSQPSVTKIVKEMIKADLINDKLESDDKRRNVVALTDTGKTLAKKMLNEQCVDIDLAVESLLSEANHNLWEAVAEWEFLLEQKSLLKRVQEQKKLRESKDVKIVEYEPKYQSVFKALNEEWISTYFEMEETDYKLLDNPQEYILDKGGKILVALYKDVPLGVCALIKMNDENYDFEMAKMAVSPKAQGKNLGWLLGQAIINSAKELGALKLYLESNTILKPAINLYYKMGFERITGRPTPYRRANIQMELDLKK